The region AGTCAGGCCGAAGCCTGTAGGTCCACATCGCCAATGTTATAGCAGGTTTAATGGTAACAGCACTTCTCCTACCCCTCAGAGATGTTTAACCATTACCCTCAGAGCATGGGACTTGTGGAGCATCCCACGGTGACTATATATTCTGCTATAACTAATCATTAGCAAAAGCTAATGACATAGGCTAATCAACCGAGCTTGTATTTCTACAAGCCCCCGCCTCTAGGGGCGGTGGGTAATTGACTTTTTAGTAATCTCCATATTAAAAAATTGAGAATTAAAAACAAAAGAGATAAAGAAGCTAAAAGAACATATGAATTAACTATAGGTACTAATTTGTAAATCAAAAATCCAAAAACACCTAAAAATCCGAAGATTATTAATGTTGCAAATAATCCGTTTACGTTTTCTTTCATGGCTTTTTGTGGGTTATCCCAGTCTAAATAAGGGTTTGATACATCAATCAACATTTGTATTAGATTTAGAAAGATATTAACCATTATGGAAAATAAGACAGTTCCCAAAAATTCAAAGAAATTAAGTTTAAAGAATATTGTACCAATGATTAATCCAGATAAAAAACCAATTGAGCTTATTTGATAGATATGAATAATTTTAGCCTTTAGTATCTGTTCGATTTCTATGGGGAGCATCTTAAGCTCTTTTAAAAGATGTCCCTCTCGTGAAAAACAAGAATAAGATAGACCATTAAGAGAAGAAGACAAAACAGAAATCATTCCAACAATAAATATATTATAACTCAAGATTTGTTCAAATATTTCTTCAGGTACACCAATTTTACTGAATATTATCGCAAAGATTATTATCATTATGGGAAAGACTAAAACATTGGCAAAGCCATTAACTGAAAATGCTGGAGTTTTCAAAAAATAATACCATTCTCTTTTTAAAAGGGCTTTTTCTGGATTAGAGGCTTTGCTAAACCATGTTTCTTCTTCAAAGTTAGCTCCTGTTTTCTTTGAAGATACTTGTTCCGATAAGATTGAATAGAATGAATAATAGAATCTGTTTCCTAAAAAGTAAGTTAATACAAACAATAGCATATGAAAACCTAAAAACATTAATAACCAAATCAATTGATTGACTCCAATAGTGCTCAAAGCCTTTGTAGCAAAGAACGCAGGCGGATAAATCCAAGCTAATCTTGAAAGGATACCCTCAGGGTTAATGGTAATATCTGGGAGTTCTTGACTATTTTCAATATTTATAGAAAATGTGTTTCCTGAAAAGAACAATAAAACAGCAACAATAATCATAAAAAGTGCCGTAGATAAATATAGCAGGAGTTCTCTTCGTTTAAATCTTTTCAAGAGTTTTGAAATAATTAAAGTATACAAAAGAACCGTCATCACAGGAAAAACTTGTGATAAGAGAAAGACAATAATTGATATTATATAATAAACTGTAGTTTGTTTTGTGTATATACCATAATATATTAATGCAGGTAATAATATTAGTAAAGAAATAATCATTTGATCGAATAAAACGATAAAAAGCTTTCCAAAAATTGTTTCATGTGGTTCTAGTGGTAAGGTTATTAAAACCTTCAAATCTTTGTTTGAGAAAAATTCACCAATTAACACAAAAGCCCCTAGGAAAAATCCAAAAAGGCCAGACATCATAATAAAATTGTTAAGAAATAACTGTTGAAGATTCATTTCTGTGTATAGCGCTAAATTAGTCTTAAGTATATTGATATAAAATAAGAAATAAACTACAATCAATATAGATATACTAGCAATCATAGCTATGAGAGATGCCAACTCACCTTTATTTTTTTTAACAGTATGCCTTCTTTTAGTTATGTTAAAATGTTGATCAAGTTCAATCGAGATAAGAGAAATCAACTTTT is a window of Defluviitoga tunisiensis DNA encoding:
- a CDS encoding putative ABC transporter permease subunit; translated protein: MKVKKLISLISIELDQHFNITKRRHTVKKNKGELASLIAMIASISILIVVYFLFYINILKTNLALYTEMNLQQLFLNNFIMMSGLFGFFLGAFVLIGEFFSNKDLKVLITLPLEPHETIFGKLFIVLFDQMIISLLILLPALIYYGIYTKQTTVYYIISIIVFLLSQVFPVMTVLLYTLIISKLLKRFKRRELLLYLSTALFMIIVAVLLFFSGNTFSINIENSQELPDITINPEGILSRLAWIYPPAFFATKALSTIGVNQLIWLLMFLGFHMLLFVLTYFLGNRFYYSFYSILSEQVSSKKTGANFEEETWFSKASNPEKALLKREWYYFLKTPAFSVNGFANVLVFPIMIIIFAIIFSKIGVPEEIFEQILSYNIFIVGMISVLSSSLNGLSYSCFSREGHLLKELKMLPIEIEQILKAKIIHIYQISSIGFLSGLIIGTIFFKLNFFEFLGTVLFSIMVNIFLNLIQMLIDVSNPYLDWDNPQKAMKENVNGLFATLIIFGFLGVFGFLIYKLVPIVNSYVLLASLSLLFLILNFLIWRLLKSQLPTAPRGGGL